A window of Pirellulales bacterium contains these coding sequences:
- a CDS encoding PAS domain S-box protein, with protein sequence MISPLLPSLIGLSCVAALGCAFGFGKRRRNAQVSDPKAATADEAPAKSRDRVDSGEWQRVKDALRISEEKYRVLIENANDAICVAQDGVVKFFNPKLQQMLGYTSEHLSTMPFTDVIADEDRPLVLDRYMRRLRGEDIPHQYEFRLLTSSGRRLWIEINSVMIDWEGRPATLSFFRDVDEQKKTEQALRDSEALYHSLVESLPLSIFRKDAEGRIIFANRRFCEILGRPLEALQNKTDADLFPGEMAEKYRSDDQQVLSTGRVLEVVEEHQRADGEVIHVQVLKAPVLGADGQVRGVQGMFWDVSARRRVEEKLRENAERTRLILDTAYDAFVGVDEEGRIIDWNPQAETVFGWPRDEALGRRVAETIIPQRFREVYRHRLQQTLARGQGAVLNKRIEITAMRRDGSEFPVEAAITPVQLGKTRLYHAFLHDISRRKRYESELRVAKEAAEAANRAKGAFLANMSHEIRTPMNAIIGMAELILDTSLSAEQREYLKLVLESADSLLSIINDLLDFSKIEAGKFDLDPIPFEIHESIGDTMKSLAVRAHKKGLELVHDISPDVPKAVVGDSNRLRQVVINLVGNAIKFTDQGEVVMSVRRHASDPDGMTLHFAVQDTGIGIPADKQGIIFRAFEQADTSTTRRFGGTGLGLAISSALVDLMGGRVWVESKEGVGSTFHFTARFQDAVDLPLAEPSATADALEGLRVLVVDDNATNRRIQCEMLHNWRMQPVPAAGANEALQALRDAHRTGRPFTLVLTDANMPEVDGFSLAGAIKADVALSSAVIMMLTSGDRPDDVARCHQLGITSYLMKPVKQSELFDAIAAALAPADVTAADQPPEARQVDARRLSILLAEDSLVNQKLAVGLLQRRGHRVHVTNNGREALAALDAQPFDVVLMDVQMPEMDGLDATRALREREVVTGRTRVPVIAMTAHAMAGDRERCLASGMDSYISKPIRSRDLFATIVQLTDGEEAPSNMAAPEKAIADAGLDWNAMMETVGGDRDLLREIAAAFLEEAPHQLRELRDAAATGDAETLCRTAHTLKASLRYLGAASLAEDAFTLESCGRDQRIADAAIAMPLFIERVQDVLKQLPPLVGLQENGTD encoded by the coding sequence ATGATTTCTCCGCTGCTTCCCAGCTTGATCGGACTCTCCTGTGTGGCCGCGCTCGGCTGCGCCTTTGGTTTCGGTAAGCGACGACGCAACGCCCAGGTCAGCGACCCGAAAGCAGCCACGGCCGATGAGGCGCCGGCAAAATCGCGAGACCGCGTCGACTCGGGCGAGTGGCAGCGGGTCAAGGACGCGCTGCGCATCTCGGAAGAGAAGTATCGTGTATTGATCGAGAACGCCAACGACGCCATCTGCGTCGCGCAAGACGGCGTGGTCAAGTTTTTCAATCCGAAGTTGCAGCAAATGCTCGGCTACACCAGCGAGCATCTTTCGACGATGCCCTTCACGGATGTGATTGCCGACGAGGATCGCCCCCTGGTGCTCGACCGGTACATGCGGCGGCTGCGTGGCGAAGACATTCCGCATCAGTACGAGTTCCGCTTGCTTACGTCCAGCGGCCGGCGGCTGTGGATCGAAATCAACTCGGTCATGATCGACTGGGAGGGGCGGCCCGCCACGCTCTCCTTCTTCCGTGACGTCGACGAACAAAAGAAGACCGAACAAGCACTGCGCGACAGCGAGGCCCTGTACCATTCGCTGGTCGAAAGCCTGCCACTGAGCATCTTTCGCAAAGATGCCGAAGGGCGGATCATATTCGCCAATCGCCGCTTCTGCGAAATCCTCGGCCGGCCCCTCGAGGCGCTGCAGAACAAAACCGACGCCGACCTCTTTCCCGGCGAGATGGCGGAAAAATATCGCAGTGACGACCAGCAAGTCCTCAGCACGGGACGGGTGCTGGAAGTCGTCGAAGAGCACCAAAGGGCCGACGGCGAAGTCATTCACGTGCAGGTTCTCAAAGCGCCTGTGCTGGGCGCCGACGGCCAGGTGCGCGGCGTGCAAGGCATGTTCTGGGACGTCTCCGCGCGGCGGCGCGTCGAAGAGAAACTTCGGGAAAATGCCGAGCGGACGCGACTGATTCTGGACACCGCTTACGATGCGTTCGTAGGGGTCGACGAAGAGGGCCGGATCATCGATTGGAATCCGCAGGCCGAGACGGTCTTCGGCTGGCCGCGCGACGAGGCCCTTGGCCGTCGGGTGGCCGAGACGATCATTCCGCAACGCTTTCGCGAGGTTTACCGGCATCGATTGCAGCAGACACTCGCCCGCGGACAGGGCGCGGTGCTGAACAAGCGGATCGAGATCACGGCCATGCGTCGCGACGGCAGCGAGTTCCCGGTCGAGGCCGCGATCACGCCCGTGCAACTCGGCAAGACGCGGCTGTATCACGCTTTTCTGCACGACATCAGCCGGCGCAAACGTTACGAATCCGAACTGCGCGTCGCCAAAGAGGCGGCCGAAGCCGCCAACCGGGCCAAGGGCGCCTTCCTGGCCAACATGAGCCACGAAATTCGCACGCCGATGAACGCCATCATTGGCATGGCGGAGTTGATTCTCGATACGTCATTGTCCGCCGAGCAGCGCGAGTATCTGAAGCTGGTGTTGGAATCCGCCGATTCGCTGCTGTCGATCATCAACGACTTGTTGGACTTCTCCAAGATCGAGGCTGGCAAATTCGATCTCGATCCGATCCCTTTCGAGATTCACGAAAGCATCGGCGACACGATGAAGTCCCTCGCCGTGCGTGCGCACAAGAAAGGGCTCGAGCTGGTTCACGATATTTCGCCCGACGTGCCCAAGGCAGTGGTCGGCGATTCCAACCGCTTGCGACAAGTGGTCATTAACCTGGTCGGCAATGCCATCAAGTTTACCGACCAGGGGGAAGTCGTGATGAGCGTCCGCCGCCACGCGAGCGACCCCGACGGAATGACTCTGCATTTCGCCGTGCAGGATACCGGCATCGGGATTCCTGCCGACAAGCAAGGGATTATCTTCCGAGCGTTCGAGCAGGCCGACACCTCGACGACGCGCCGTTTTGGTGGCACAGGGTTAGGCTTGGCAATCTCTTCGGCGCTGGTCGACTTAATGGGCGGACGCGTGTGGGTCGAAAGCAAAGAGGGAGTCGGCAGCACGTTTCATTTCACGGCGCGCTTTCAAGACGCCGTCGATCTTCCGCTCGCCGAGCCCAGTGCGACGGCCGATGCGTTGGAAGGATTGCGCGTGCTGGTGGTCGACGACAATGCCACGAACCGGCGCATTCAATGCGAGATGTTGCACAACTGGCGGATGCAGCCGGTGCCCGCCGCCGGCGCAAACGAGGCACTGCAAGCGCTGCGTGACGCGCATCGTACAGGCCGGCCGTTTACGCTCGTGCTGACCGACGCCAACATGCCCGAAGTCGATGGTTTCTCGCTGGCCGGTGCTATCAAGGCCGACGTCGCGCTCAGTAGCGCCGTCATCATGATGCTCACCTCGGGAGATCGACCGGACGACGTGGCACGCTGCCACCAGTTGGGCATCACGTCCTATCTGATGAAGCCTGTCAAGCAATCCGAGCTGTTCGACGCGATCGCTGCCGCGCTTGCTCCGGCCGATGTCACGGCGGCAGATCAACCCCCGGAAGCGCGCCAGGTCGACGCCCGCAGATTGTCCATCTTGTTGGCCGAGGACAGCCTGGTAAATCAGAAACTGGCCGTTGGGTTACTCCAACGGCGCGGACATCGCGTGCATGTCACCAATAATGGTCGCGAGGCACTCGCCGCGCTCGATGCGCAGCCCTTTGATGTGGTGCTGATGGATGTGCAAATGCCCGAGATGGACGGCCTCGACGCGACGCGCGCCCTGCGCGAGCGGGAAGTCGTTACGGGACGAACCCGCGTCCCCGTGATCGCTATGACCGCCCATGCCATGGCCGGCGATCGCGAGCGCTGCCTGGCCTCGGGCATGGACAGTTATATTTCGAAGCCGATCCGCAGCCGCGATCTGTTCGCGACGATCGTGCAGCTCACCGATGGCGAGGAAGCCCCTTCCAACATGGCGGCGCCCGAGAAAGCAATCGCCGACGCTGGATTGGATTGGAACGCGATGATGGAAACCGTGGGTGGCGATCGTGACTTGTTGCGCGAGATCGCGGCCGCATTTTTGGAAGAAGCGCCGCACCAGCTCCGCGAACTGCGCGACGCGGCCGCGACCGGCGATGCCGAGACTTTGTGCCGCACTGCGCACACCCTAAAAGCATCGCTGCGCTATCTTGGCGCGGCGTCCTTGGCGGAGGATGCGTTTACACTGGAATCTTGCGGTCGCGACCAGCGCATTGCCGATGCCGCGATCGCGATGCCTTTGTTCATCGAACGGGTCCAGGATGTGTTAAAACAATTGCCGCCGCTGGTCGGCCTGCAGGAAAACGGTACCGATTAA
- a CDS encoding DMT family transporter, protein MLPYFWMLCGAFAFACMGAFAHGLEGSCDWQVVVFVRAILATLFATGMVLSGGARFVILRPKTLWVRSIAGSVSMLCTFYALPRLPIADVLTLANIFPVWVALLSWPLLREKPSAGVWVAIVCAVAGVFMVQQPGGNDANIASVVILIGSMATAVAMIGLHRLTGIDVRAVVVHFSAVATLFCVAAFFLFPTKHPLANCWDARVLLMLLGVGVSATIGQLLLTKAFTSGNAAKVSVVALSQVGFAMLFDVLFWSRSFTPESLGGMALVVLPTAWLMIQEARQGQQDPAGETAFRSQASHRAQAFLHEAPFAEGVVQRVGDPGRPGQGT, encoded by the coding sequence GTGCTTCCTTATTTTTGGATGCTCTGTGGAGCATTCGCCTTTGCATGCATGGGGGCATTTGCGCACGGGCTCGAAGGCTCGTGCGATTGGCAGGTCGTGGTCTTTGTCCGCGCCATCCTGGCCACGCTGTTTGCGACCGGCATGGTGCTGTCCGGCGGAGCCCGCTTTGTCATCTTGCGGCCGAAGACCTTGTGGGTGCGCAGCATCGCCGGCAGCGTCAGCATGCTCTGCACCTTCTACGCGCTTCCAAGATTGCCGATTGCCGATGTGCTGACGCTGGCCAACATCTTTCCGGTCTGGGTGGCGCTGCTTTCGTGGCCTCTGTTGCGCGAAAAGCCTTCGGCCGGCGTCTGGGTGGCGATCGTCTGCGCCGTGGCCGGCGTCTTCATGGTGCAACAGCCGGGAGGCAACGATGCGAACATCGCCAGCGTCGTGATTCTGATCGGCAGCATGGCCACGGCCGTCGCGATGATCGGACTGCACCGACTGACAGGGATCGACGTCCGCGCGGTGGTCGTCCATTTTTCGGCCGTGGCGACCTTGTTTTGCGTCGCCGCGTTTTTCTTGTTCCCCACAAAACATCCGCTGGCGAATTGTTGGGACGCTCGCGTGCTGTTGATGCTATTGGGCGTTGGCGTGTCAGCCACGATCGGCCAACTGCTGCTGACCAAGGCTTTCACCAGCGGCAATGCGGCCAAGGTCTCGGTCGTGGCACTCAGCCAGGTTGGTTTCGCGATGCTGTTTGACGTGCTGTTCTGGTCGCGCAGCTTCACGCCCGAATCGTTGGGTGGCATGGCGCTGGTCGTCCTTCCCACAGCCTGGCTGATGATTCAAGAAGCGCGTCAGGGGCAGCAAGATCCGGCCGGCGAAACGGCGTTCCGCTCGCAAGCTTCTCATCGCGCGCAGGCATTCCTGCACGAAGCTCCCTTCGCCGAGGGTGTAGTCCAACGGGTCGGTGACCCCGGACGCCCCGGGCAGGGAACATAA
- a CDS encoding thioredoxin family protein translates to MRKTLPIALVCVAMLASTAVAGKFNKVLSLGSAAPAWPTVSGTDDKQHSLQDYKDAKAVVVIFTCNHCPVAQQYEQRLVDLQRDYQAKGVQVVAICVNSGEEDSLEHMKQRAAAQVFNFPYLSDPSQAAGKMYGAQKTPEAFVLDADRKVVYMGAIDDNWMDATEVKKPYVRNAIDAVLSGKAPEVQEIRATGCGIEYGR, encoded by the coding sequence ATGCGCAAGACTTTACCGATCGCCCTGGTTTGTGTGGCGATGCTGGCGAGCACGGCCGTGGCTGGCAAGTTCAACAAGGTCTTGAGCCTGGGCAGTGCCGCGCCGGCCTGGCCCACCGTCAGTGGCACCGACGACAAGCAACACAGCTTGCAGGATTACAAGGATGCGAAGGCGGTCGTGGTCATCTTCACCTGCAACCATTGCCCGGTGGCACAGCAGTACGAGCAACGATTGGTCGACCTGCAGCGCGATTACCAGGCGAAGGGGGTCCAGGTCGTGGCGATCTGTGTTAATTCCGGCGAGGAAGACAGCCTCGAGCACATGAAGCAACGGGCCGCGGCACAGGTCTTCAATTTTCCCTACTTGTCCGATCCTTCACAAGCGGCGGGCAAGATGTATGGCGCGCAGAAGACGCCCGAAGCGTTCGTGCTCGATGCCGATCGCAAAGTCGTTTACATGGGCGCCATCGACGACAATTGGATGGATGCCACCGAGGTCAAGAAGCCGTACGTTCGCAATGCGATTGATGCCGTGCTGTCGGGTAAGGCTCCCGAAGTGCAAGAAATTCGCGCCACGGGTTGCGGCATTGAGTATGGCCGCTAA
- a CDS encoding sigma-54 dependent transcriptional regulator, with protein MKRGSLLLVDDDRPLLQSMAQWLRELGFTVDAVTGVAESIAVLGKKHFDLALVDLRLGDGDGFDVLAHCREHRQNTAVILMTGYGTVETAIEAIRAGAFDLVTKPIVDDELEMSIDRAINHRRVVEENKNLKTQLDMRFGMDSIVGHDYRMRRVYEMASSVADTRASVLITGESGTGKSMIARAIHRQSRRRDKPFVEVACGALPENLLESELFGHVAGAFTGAIGDKVGKFKLADGGTIFLDEIATASPAMQVKLLRVLQEFEFEPVGGTKTFKVDARVILATNEKLEDLVREGRFRQDLYYRINVINIELPPLRDRIADIPMLAAHFLKEVCDECSKPIPGFTDECMALLENYQWPGNVRELANVIERAVLLGKGGPIGAADLPGVMTSGGGRSLEPVGGRTLKQALEEPERRIILEVLESNQWNRHATADSLGINRTTLYKKMKRLGLEDRPFVRL; from the coding sequence ATGAAGCGAGGCTCTTTGTTGCTGGTGGACGACGACCGTCCCCTGTTACAGTCCATGGCCCAGTGGCTGCGCGAGTTGGGATTCACCGTCGACGCCGTGACCGGCGTCGCGGAATCGATCGCCGTGCTCGGCAAGAAACATTTCGACCTGGCGCTAGTCGATCTGCGCCTGGGTGACGGGGACGGCTTCGACGTTCTGGCCCATTGCCGCGAGCATCGTCAGAACACGGCCGTGATCCTCATGACCGGTTACGGCACCGTGGAGACCGCCATCGAGGCGATTCGCGCCGGAGCCTTCGACCTGGTCACCAAGCCGATCGTCGACGACGAGTTGGAAATGTCGATCGATCGGGCGATCAATCATCGCCGCGTTGTCGAGGAGAACAAGAATCTCAAGACGCAGCTCGACATGCGCTTCGGCATGGATAGCATCGTCGGCCATGACTATCGCATGCGACGCGTATACGAAATGGCCTCGAGCGTTGCCGACACGCGCGCCAGTGTGCTGATCACCGGCGAAAGTGGCACCGGCAAATCGATGATCGCCCGGGCCATTCATCGTCAAAGCCGCCGTCGCGACAAGCCCTTCGTCGAAGTGGCTTGCGGCGCGCTCCCCGAAAACTTGCTCGAGAGCGAACTGTTCGGACACGTAGCCGGCGCGTTCACAGGCGCGATCGGTGACAAGGTTGGAAAGTTCAAGCTGGCCGACGGCGGTACGATCTTCCTCGACGAAATCGCCACCGCCAGCCCAGCGATGCAAGTCAAACTGCTGCGCGTGTTGCAGGAGTTCGAGTTCGAGCCGGTCGGCGGTACGAAGACCTTTAAAGTCGACGCCCGCGTGATCCTGGCCACCAACGAAAAGCTCGAAGACCTGGTGCGAGAAGGGCGCTTTCGCCAGGATTTGTACTACCGCATCAACGTCATCAATATCGAGCTGCCGCCATTGCGCGATCGCATTGCCGATATTCCGATGTTGGCCGCGCACTTTCTCAAAGAGGTGTGCGACGAGTGCAGCAAGCCGATCCCTGGCTTTACCGACGAATGCATGGCGCTGTTGGAGAATTACCAATGGCCAGGCAACGTCCGTGAATTGGCCAACGTCATCGAGCGAGCGGTGCTACTAGGCAAGGGTGGGCCGATCGGCGCTGCCGACCTGCCGGGGGTCATGACCTCCGGAGGCGGGCGGTCACTGGAACCGGTCGGCGGTCGTACCTTAAAGCAAGCGCTCGAAGAGCCTGAACGACGGATCATTCTGGAAGTGTTGGAAAGCAATCAGTGGAATCGTCACGCCACGGCCGACTCGTTGGGCATCAACCGCACGACGCTTTATAAGAAGATGAAGCGCCTGGGGCTGGAGGATCGCCCGTTCGTTCGCTTGTAA
- a CDS encoding alpha/beta fold hydrolase — protein MRRLSVGDSQFNVFERGRGQAVVFIHGFPLNHAMWMRQLDELAETTHLIAPDLRGFGGSTITDGTVTMAQMADDLAGILDGLNLRDPVCLCGLSMGGYVAFEFLRRHRERVRSLILCDTRSVADTPEAAAGRRQLADRVLTEGSGIVAEAMLPKLLGPNTAKAQPLVAEAMREMIVSTDPRGIAAALRGMAERADSADLLPNIKLPTLVLVGHDDAISPPGEMRKLAESIPQAQFTIVPDAGHMSPLENSAFVNRMIAAFLANELPAR, from the coding sequence ATGCGGCGACTTAGTGTTGGTGACTCTCAGTTCAACGTGTTCGAGCGCGGTCGTGGTCAGGCCGTGGTTTTCATTCACGGCTTCCCGCTGAACCATGCCATGTGGATGCGGCAGCTCGACGAGCTGGCCGAAACGACTCATCTGATTGCTCCTGATCTACGCGGCTTCGGCGGCAGCACCATCACCGATGGCACGGTCACGATGGCGCAAATGGCCGATGATCTGGCCGGCATTCTCGACGGGCTGAACCTTCGAGATCCCGTCTGCCTGTGCGGGCTTTCGATGGGAGGCTACGTGGCCTTCGAGTTCCTGCGGCGCCATCGCGAGCGGGTTCGTTCCTTGATCTTATGTGATACGCGCAGCGTTGCCGATACGCCCGAGGCCGCGGCCGGGCGCCGCCAATTGGCCGATCGCGTGTTGACTGAGGGGTCCGGCATCGTAGCCGAGGCGATGCTGCCGAAGCTGCTGGGGCCGAACACCGCGAAGGCGCAGCCGCTCGTGGCCGAAGCTATGCGCGAGATGATCGTGTCCACCGACCCACGCGGCATTGCGGCCGCACTGCGCGGCATGGCCGAGCGAGCCGACTCGGCCGATTTATTGCCAAACATCAAATTGCCAACGTTGGTTCTGGTGGGACACGACGATGCGATCAGCCCTCCGGGCGAGATGCGCAAACTGGCGGAGTCGATCCCGCAAGCCCAGTTCACGATCGTGCCGGATGCTGGGCACATGTCCCCCCTGGAAAATTCGGCGTTCGTCAATCGTATGATCGCGGCGTTCCTGGCCAACGAATTGCCTGCGCGGTAA
- a CDS encoding response regulator transcription factor, with product MTVRLLIADDHEVVRQGLASLLAGTDVEIICEASHPSEAIEMAHRHRPDVALLDIRMMDGGDDGLTALEQIHKDLPDTRVVMLSAFDNPTYIARANALGASDYLLKGCTREQLLETIHAVATRDGSSDHGELSKVAGTMATRKKTEDDEASLTQRETQVLRHLALGLSNKEIAKSLTISVETVKEHVQHVLRKIGVNDRTQAAVWAVRKGIV from the coding sequence ATGACCGTACGGCTATTGATCGCGGATGACCACGAAGTAGTGCGGCAAGGATTGGCAAGCCTGCTGGCCGGTACCGACGTGGAAATTATCTGCGAGGCGAGCCATCCCAGCGAAGCAATCGAGATGGCCCATCGGCATCGGCCCGATGTGGCGCTGCTGGATATCCGCATGATGGATGGCGGCGACGACGGTTTGACGGCGCTCGAGCAGATTCATAAGGACCTGCCCGACACGCGCGTCGTCATGCTCTCGGCATTCGACAACCCGACCTACATCGCGCGAGCCAATGCGTTGGGCGCGAGCGACTACCTGCTGAAGGGTTGCACGCGCGAACAATTGTTGGAAACGATCCATGCCGTGGCCACGCGTGATGGTTCGAGCGACCACGGAGAATTGAGCAAGGTCGCCGGCACGATGGCTACGCGCAAGAAGACCGAGGACGACGAAGCCTCGCTCACGCAGCGCGAGACACAGGTCCTGCGCCATCTGGCACTGGGGCTATCGAACAAGGAAATCGCCAAGAGCCTGACGATCAGCGTCGAGACCGTCAAGGAACACGTGCAACACGTACTGCGCAAGATCGGCGTCAACGATCGCACCCAGGCCGCGGTATGGGCCGTGCGAAAGGGAATCGTGTAG
- a CDS encoding TlpA disulfide reductase family protein encodes MSRYARVACSFAAAVVAWFCLSGWTIEQSWTGATAWPAANVAAAAESKADLNPADIKVIVVDKAGLAKAIAAHKGKVVLVDYWATWCAPCVKQFPHTVELWRKNRDRGLAVIALSFDEPDEIEDVQKFLAGKGAGFDNLISKVGAAESSAEEFDYDGALPNYAIYDRAGNLVKRISPSDPTIKFRPEMIDEAVEEQLAVKAAQ; translated from the coding sequence ATGTCACGGTACGCACGTGTAGCCTGCAGCTTCGCGGCAGCAGTGGTTGCCTGGTTTTGCCTGTCGGGCTGGACTATCGAGCAATCGTGGACAGGGGCGACCGCCTGGCCTGCGGCAAACGTTGCCGCCGCGGCCGAATCGAAAGCCGACCTGAACCCGGCCGACATCAAGGTAATCGTCGTCGACAAGGCAGGACTGGCGAAAGCCATCGCGGCCCACAAGGGTAAAGTCGTGCTGGTCGACTACTGGGCCACCTGGTGCGCACCATGCGTCAAGCAGTTTCCCCACACCGTCGAGTTGTGGCGAAAAAACCGTGATCGGGGGTTGGCCGTGATCGCGCTCTCGTTCGACGAACCTGACGAGATCGAGGACGTGCAAAAATTCCTGGCTGGCAAAGGGGCCGGTTTCGACAATTTGATCAGCAAAGTCGGCGCTGCTGAGTCGTCGGCCGAGGAATTCGACTACGACGGCGCCCTGCCGAACTACGCGATTTACGATCGTGCAGGCAATCTGGTGAAGCGCATTTCTCCTTCGGATCCAACGATCAAATTTCGCCCGGAAATGATCGACGAGGCGGTCGAGGAGCAGTTGGCCGTCAAAGCCGCGCAATGA
- the xerC gene encoding tyrosine recombinase XerC: MATVSENSLSASVGRFLQYLRVERNASPLTIKSYREDLDALVEFLSERHRGRCPDAADLTTLDLRGYASAMHTAGYAKTTIARRLASLRSFFRFGQREGWTSTNPAKPLRNPRRGRSLPHFLSTGELDRLLSAPPSGDPLGLRDRAILETLYSAGLRVSELVGLNDGDTDLPGGVLRVRGKGRKERLAPLGSYAQKAVQKWLKVRRVAGRVAETSLAPVFVNRFGKRLTTRSVGRLLEKYLKVTGLDGRTTPHTLRHSFATHLVDAGADIRSVQELLGHKSLVTTQIYTHVSTAALRQAYEKAHPRAK; this comes from the coding sequence GTGGCTACTGTCTCGGAAAACTCTCTGTCGGCCTCGGTGGGCCGCTTCCTGCAATACCTGCGGGTTGAGCGCAACGCCTCACCGTTGACGATCAAGAGCTACCGCGAAGATCTCGACGCGCTGGTCGAATTTCTTTCCGAGCGTCATCGAGGTCGCTGTCCTGACGCGGCCGATCTGACCACGCTCGATTTGCGCGGCTACGCCTCGGCCATGCACACGGCCGGCTACGCCAAGACGACGATCGCCCGGCGGCTGGCCTCACTGCGCAGCTTCTTTCGCTTCGGACAGCGCGAAGGATGGACCAGCACCAACCCAGCCAAACCGCTGCGGAATCCGCGGCGCGGGCGGTCGCTGCCGCATTTTCTGTCCACGGGCGAGCTGGACCGATTGCTCAGCGCTCCGCCGAGCGGTGATCCTTTGGGGCTGCGCGATCGAGCGATTCTCGAAACACTCTATTCGGCCGGCCTGCGCGTTAGCGAGCTGGTCGGACTGAACGACGGCGACACGGATCTGCCTGGCGGCGTGCTGCGTGTGCGCGGCAAGGGTCGCAAGGAACGCCTGGCACCGCTCGGCTCCTATGCTCAGAAGGCGGTGCAAAAGTGGCTGAAGGTCCGTCGCGTGGCGGGACGCGTGGCCGAAACTAGCCTCGCCCCGGTGTTCGTCAATCGCTTTGGCAAGCGGTTAACCACGCGCAGTGTTGGCCGGCTGTTGGAGAAGTATCTGAAAGTCACGGGGCTCGACGGCCGGACAACGCCGCACACGCTGCGGCATAGCTTCGCCACGCATCTGGTCGACGCCGGCGCCGACATTCGTAGCGTGCAAGAGCTGCTCGGACACAAGAGCCTGGTGACGACGCAAATCTACACGCACGTCAGCACCGCCGCCTTACGCCAAGCGTATGAAAAGGCGCATCCCCGCGCGAAATAG
- a CDS encoding response regulator produces MPNVLVVDDSAVDRRLVGGLIEKDPELSVTFAANGTHALTMMRQNVPALVLTDLIMPEMNGLELVKAIREHHPFVPVILMTSKGNEEIAVQALQGGAASYVPKSQLAGTLLDTIGRVLDASRPREGQARLLQHVVQNRCTFQLENDCTLFPPLINFVQEHATRFGLFDQTERVRLGIALEEALVNALYHGNLEVQSALMEKSHEAYYAMVEERAQQSPYKQRKIHVEVCVSTDEVTVRIRDDGPGFEPASLPDPTDPVNLDKVSGRGLLLMRTFVDELNFNDRGNEVTLVKRRRAVESDALACSEEL; encoded by the coding sequence ATGCCGAACGTACTGGTCGTTGATGACTCGGCTGTCGATCGTCGCCTGGTGGGCGGGCTCATCGAGAAGGATCCCGAGCTCTCGGTCACCTTCGCGGCCAATGGCACGCACGCGCTGACCATGATGCGGCAAAACGTTCCGGCGCTGGTGCTCACCGATTTGATCATGCCCGAGATGAACGGGCTGGAGCTGGTCAAGGCGATTCGCGAGCATCATCCGTTCGTGCCGGTCATCTTGATGACGTCGAAGGGAAACGAAGAAATCGCGGTCCAGGCACTGCAAGGCGGGGCGGCGAGCTACGTCCCCAAGAGCCAGCTCGCCGGAACGCTTCTCGACACCATTGGCCGGGTGCTTGACGCTTCTCGCCCGCGCGAAGGACAGGCGCGCCTGTTGCAGCATGTCGTGCAGAATCGCTGTACGTTTCAACTCGAGAACGACTGCACGCTGTTTCCGCCGCTGATCAACTTCGTGCAAGAGCATGCCACGCGGTTTGGTCTGTTCGATCAGACCGAGCGCGTACGATTGGGCATCGCGCTGGAAGAAGCACTGGTCAACGCCCTCTATCACGGCAACCTGGAAGTGCAGTCCGCGCTGATGGAGAAAAGTCACGAGGCGTACTACGCGATGGTCGAGGAGCGCGCCCAGCAATCTCCCTACAAACAACGCAAGATCCACGTCGAGGTATGCGTTTCGACAGACGAAGTGACGGTCCGCATCCGCGACGACGGACCGGGATTCGAGCCGGCGTCACTTCCCGACCCCACCGATCCGGTGAATCTCGACAAGGTCAGCGGGCGGGGCCTGCTGTTGATGCGCACGTTCGTCGACGAGTTGAACTTCAACGACCGCGGCAACGAGGTCACGCTCGTCAAGCGGCGCCGTGCGGTAGAATCGGACGCACTCGCCTGTAGCGAAGAGCTATAG